DNA sequence from the Bradyrhizobium diazoefficiens genome:
GTCGCTCATGACGCGCTCTCTTCCAGGCCCGGCAGAACGCCCTCGATCTGCTTGCGATGCGCTTCGAGGAAGCTCGGCAGCTTCAGATCACGCCCCAGCGTCGCGACGGGTTCGTCGACGGCGAAGCCGGGGACATCGGTCGCGATTTCGAACAGCACGCCGCCGGGCTCGCGGAAGTAGACCGAGCGGAAATAGTTGCGGTCCTTCTGCTCGGTCGGGTGCAGGCCATGATTGCTCACGAGCTTTTGCGCCATCTTGCCCTGCTCGGCGTCATCAGCCGCGCGGAAGGCGATGTGGTGCACCGAGCCGCCGCCTTGGTGCCCGCGCAAAAAGCCCTTGGCTTCGTAGATGTCGACGACGCTGCCCTCGCCATCGCCGGTCGCCTTGAAGCGGATCACCGAGCCTTCGCGCCCGGTCTCCTTGAAGCCGAACACGTCGGTGAGGACGGCAGCCGTCTTCGCCGCGTTGTCGAGCAGCAGCGTCACGCCGTGGAAGCCGCGGATCGCGTGCTCGGCCGGCACGCCGCCATTGCTCCAGCCGGGCTCGTTCTCGGCGCCGGGAATGCCGACCAGCGCGAGCGCCATGCCGTCGGGATCGGTGAATGGCAGCACGGACTCGCCAAAGCGCTTCTCCAGCGCCTCATAGGCAATGCCCTTCTCGATGAAGCGCTGCGTCCAATAGCCGAGCGAGCGCTGCGGCACGCGGAAGGCGGTCTGATGAGTCTCGCCGACGCCGCGGCGCCCGGCCGGCACGCCGGCCCAGGGGAAGAAGGTCAGGATGGTGCCGGGGCGGCCGGTCTCGTCGCCATAATAGAAATGATAGGTGCCGGGATCGTCGAAATTGACCGTCTTCTTGACGAAGCGCAGGCCGAGACCCCGGGTGTAGAAGCCGAAATTGCGGATGGGGTCGCCGGCGATCGCGGTGACGTGGTGCAGTCCAGACATTGTCATCCTCCAGAATTCGCAGGAGCGGTCTTGCTCTTGGACGGAAATATCGTTCTGCTTTAGATTGGAGACAATCCATGCAAATATGACGGCTATGTCTACGATTTGGAAACAATCGCCGGAGCCCGCCCTTGGATAAGGTCGCCAGTCTCCGGGCCTTCGTGAAGGTGGTCGAGACCGGCAGCTTTGCCGAGGCCGGCCGGCAGCTGCGGCTGTCGCGCTCGGCGATCAGCAAATACATCGCCGACCTCGAGGAGAGCCTCGGCGTCCAGCTTTTGAACCGGACCACGAGGCACGCCAGCCCGACCGAGAACGGCCAGCGCTATTTCGAACGCGCGGTCGTCATCCTTTCGGAGATCGAGGCCGCCGACCAGGCGGTGACGCAGGCACAGTCGGCGCCGCGCGGATTGTTGCGGGTCAACGCGCCGATGTCGTTCGGTACTCTGCGGCTCGGGCCGGTGCTCGCCGATTTCATGGCGCGCTATGGCGAGCTTCAGCTCCAGATCGTGCTCAGCGACGACCTGCTCGATCCGGTCCAGGACGGCTTTGACGTGACGTTGCGGATCGCGGAATTGGAATCTTCGAGTTTGATCGCACGCAAGATCACGCCGGTGGCGCGCATGATCTGCGCCTCGCCGGATTATCTTGCGCGTCACGGCACACCCAAACATCCGCAGGATCTGCGCGAGCATGCATCGCTCACTTACGGCTTCCTGCTGACAGGCAATCAGTGGAAGCTCACCGGCACGGATGGCGATCACTGGATCCAGCCCGCCTGGTCGCTCTGCGTCAACAACGCCGAAGTGCTGCGCGACGTCGCGATCAAGGGCAGAGGGCTCGCGCTGCTGCCCGAGTTCATTGCGGCGGATGCTTTAAGGAAAGGCGAGCTGCGGACGGTGCTGGACGACTATTC
Encoded proteins:
- a CDS encoding ring-cleaving dioxygenase; protein product: MSGLHHVTAIAGDPIRNFGFYTRGLGLRFVKKTVNFDDPGTYHFYYGDETGRPGTILTFFPWAGVPAGRRGVGETHQTAFRVPQRSLGYWTQRFIEKGIAYEALEKRFGESVLPFTDPDGMALALVGIPGAENEPGWSNGGVPAEHAIRGFHGVTLLLDNAAKTAAVLTDVFGFKETGREGSVIRFKATGDGEGSVVDIYEAKGFLRGHQGGGSVHHIAFRAADDAEQGKMAQKLVSNHGLHPTEQKDRNYFRSVYFREPGGVLFEIATDVPGFAVDEPVATLGRDLKLPSFLEAHRKQIEGVLPGLEESAS
- a CDS encoding LysR family transcriptional regulator; protein product: MDKVASLRAFVKVVETGSFAEAGRQLRLSRSAISKYIADLEESLGVQLLNRTTRHASPTENGQRYFERAVVILSEIEAADQAVTQAQSAPRGLLRVNAPMSFGTLRLGPVLADFMARYGELQLQIVLSDDLLDPVQDGFDVTLRIAELESSSLIARKITPVARMICASPDYLARHGTPKHPQDLREHASLTYGFLLTGNQWKLTGTDGDHWIQPAWSLCVNNAEVLRDVAIKGRGLALLPEFIAADALRKGELRTVLDDYSAPPLALYAVYPPTRHLSVKVRLFIDFLVERFGRDEDASVRTR